GTAAAATATACTCTCCAGAAAATATTATGGTGGCAGATTTAAATGAGAAATTGTTGAAAGATGTAGAAGATAGATATAATGTAAAAACTACATCTGATAATAATGAAGTGGCAGAGAATGCTCAAATAATAATATTGGCTGTTAAACCACATATATGTGATTTAGTAATCGATGGAATAAAAGATAAGATCAATGACGATGTACTTATAATATCTATTGCTGCAGGTAAAAAAATATCTCAAATAGAAGAGAGGTTTAATAAAAATATAAAGTTGGTTAGAGTTATGCCCAATACACCTGCTCTAGTAGGTCAAGGTATGTCAGCTATATGTAATAATACTAATGTGCCCAAAGATGAATTGGATGAAGTATTAGAAATATTTGAAAGCTTTGGAAGTGCAGAAGTTGTAGATGAAAAACTTATGGATGTAGTTACAGGGGTAAGTGGTTCATCACCTGCTTATGTATATATGTTTATAGAGGCAATGGCAGATGGAGCAGTCCTTGAAGGTATGCCTAGAGATAAGGCATATAAAATGGCAGCACAAGCTGTATTGGGTTCAGCCCAAATGGTTCTAGATACTGGAAGGCACCCTGGAGATTTAAAGGATATGGTTTGCTCACCAGGTGGCACCACTATAGAAGCAGTGAAGATATTGGAAGATAAAGGTCTGAGAAGTGCCGTTATTGAAGCAGTGAGAGGATGTGTAAAGAAATCTAAAGAGCTTTCATAAATACTATAGGTATATAAAAAGAGATAAGTCTCATGGTTGTTTGCAGATATACAATTATGACAAAGGTATAGATATAGTTAGTAG
This DNA window, taken from Clostridiisalibacter paucivorans DSM 22131, encodes the following:
- the proC gene encoding pyrroline-5-carboxylate reductase, which gives rise to MSKTLGFIGGGNMGQAIIGGIIESKIYSPENIMVADLNEKLLKDVEDRYNVKTTSDNNEVAENAQIIILAVKPHICDLVIDGIKDKINDDVLIISIAAGKKISQIEERFNKNIKLVRVMPNTPALVGQGMSAICNNTNVPKDELDEVLEIFESFGSAEVVDEKLMDVVTGVSGSSPAYVYMFIEAMADGAVLEGMPRDKAYKMAAQAVLGSAQMVLDTGRHPGDLKDMVCSPGGTTIEAVKILEDKGLRSAVIEAVRGCVKKSKELS